In a single window of the Papaver somniferum cultivar HN1 chromosome 8, ASM357369v1, whole genome shotgun sequence genome:
- the LOC113302090 gene encoding SUPPRESSOR OF ABI3-5-like isoform X3 produces MDRFREPDKYRGIDNFQEADKFQDSYRGSDSYHNHGFDRSARFSGRSRADFPPEDYDYRHRISRGREDSHERDYDYNRSSYDSDYDRGSKGDDSWKRRDSRDRIRDKKSLSREKHQSPPRKRERSWSRGRDDRQRSRSPRGRSHGRSHREDNYDEGRHERSERRRDRDDRRSHESSSSFPSATVVVKGLSQNTTEEDLYQILAEWGPLRHVRVIKERNSGSSRGFAFIDFPSTVSARTMMDGIGDDGLVVDGRKLFFEYSSKPTGGTGAPSYGHGSPMKSSHGNRSLPPSDWMCTVCGCVNFARRTSCFQCNEARSDDAPAADLASSNSTGRKGPDAGPTHVLVVRGLDENADEEMLRYEFSKHAPIKDLRLVRDKFTHVSRGFGFVHFHSVEDATKALEATNGTTLEKNGQLLRVAYAKSIHGPGPGGSQSSSLAAAAIEAATFAQQYDAVGWAPKEYNPDAKHSASGQEQQGGGEQADPKDDSAVQSGFVWDEASGYYYDASSGFYYDGSSGLYYDGNNATWYSYDHQSQQYVPCTDQDDNKASGKPSNDTSSKASDGANSNRRVVISAPAATISSNEKVASSLPDAVQAAAAAALAAEKREKDKVKEIKLASKGSILANKKNLNNVLTKWKQRNHEGQAARIVLDDNQPSAATDAKAKSTSSSALVLGSVGRDASNISSIAVAAQVESSAKPRPIMGVIRGSGRGTVKSDTVYSGSLGGVPTPTAVGSSGGSSVNLETPAAATPFKTDVSALGSYTPPVVAGSGKRRFSEMPIQQASSQKEQQAQTTYRDRAAERRSLYGSSSSLGDDQSDPGLGDSNRHSRKGSLLDPSVMPFPPGVRGGRVADVNRNVESFEVITADKAIGESNKGNRMLRNMGWQEGLGLGKDGSGITEPVQAEGMDRRAGLGSQQKKDPRLEVKAGDSYKTEMHKKVVARFNEMV; encoded by the exons ATGGACAGATTTCGTGAACCTGATAAATATCGCGGAATTGATAATTTTCAAGAAGCGGATAAGTTTCAAGATAGCTATCGTGGCAGTGACAGCTACCACAATCACGGGTTTGATAGGTCTGCGAGGTTTAGTGGACGTAGCCGTGCTGATTTTCCGCCGGAAGATTATGATTATAGGCATCGTATCTCCCGTGGCAGGGAGGATAGCCATGAAAGAGATTATGATTATAATCGGTCCAGCTATGATTCTGACTATGACAGAGGCAGTAAGGGAGATGATAGTTGGAAGAGGCGTGATTCTCGTGATCGTATACGTGATAAAAAAAGTTTGAGCAGGGAGAAACATCAAAGTCCACCCAGGAAACGTGAGCGTTCTTGGTCCCGTGGACGTGATGATCGCCAGAGATCAAGGTCTCCTCGAGGTCGCAGCCATGGTCGAAGTCACCGGGAGGACAATTATGATGAAGGGAGGCATGAGAGGAGTGAGAGGCGAAGGGATCGTGATGATAGACGAAGTCATGAGTCTTCTTCATCG TTTCCATCTGCTACAGTTGTGGTGAAGGGCTTGTCACAAAACACAACTGAGGAAGATCTTTATCAGATCCTA GCAGAGTGGGGCCCCCTGCGTCATGTTCGAGTTATAAAAGAACGGAATTCTGGCTCTTCCCGTGGATTTGCATTTATTGACTTTCCTTCTACG GTATCGGCTCGTACTATGATGGATGGAATCGGAGATGACGGTCTCGTTGTTGATGGAAGAAAGCTATTTTTTGAGTACAG TAGCAAGCCGACTGGTGGCACAGGTGCACCTTCTTATGGACATGGCAGTCCAATGAAATCTAGTCATGGTAATAGAAGTTTGCCGCCATCTGATTGGATGTGCACTGTGTGTGGTTGTGTGAATTTTGCAAGGCGAACATCCTGTTTCCAG TGTAACGAGGCAAGAAGTGATGATGCTCCTGCTGCAGATTTGGCATCATCTAATTCTACAGGAAGGAAGGGGCCTGATGCTG GTCCTACTCATGTATTAGTTGTCCGTGGGTTGGATGAGAATGCAGATGAAGAAATGCTTCGTTATGAGTTTTCAAAGCATGCTCCGATTAAG GATCTTCGTCTTGTTAGAGACAAATTTACGCATGTGTCTAGAGGGTTCGGCTTTGTCCATTTCCATTCG GTGGAGGATGCTACAAAAGCTCTAGAAGCGACAAATGGAACCACTCTTGAAAAGAATGGTCAGCTCCTACGGGTAGCATATGCAAAAAGTATACATGGACCTGGACCAGGGGGGTCACAATCTAGCAGCCTAGCTGCAGCTGCAATTGAGGCGGCAACGTTTGCTCAACAG TATGATGCTGTTGGTTGGGCACCAAAAGAATATAATCCTGATGCGAAACACTCTGCCAGCGGACAGGAGCAACAAGGCGGAGGCGAACAGGCAGATCCAAAAGATGATTCAGCCGTTCAATCTGGGTTTGTTTGGGATGAAGCATCCGGTTATTATTATGATGCCTCTTCTGGATTCTACTATGATGGCAGTTCAG GTCTTTATTACGATGGTAACAACGCTACCTGGTACTCGTATGATCATCAAAGTCAGCAATATGTACCTTGTACTGATCAAGATGACAACAAGGCATCTGGGAAGCCATCAAATGATACATCATCCAAAGCCTCGGATGGCGCTAATAGCAATAGAAGAGTAGTTATATCTGCACCTGCTGCAACAATATCATCAAATGAGAAGGTGGCATCATCGTTACCAGATGCTGTCCAAGCTGCCGCAGCAGCAGCATTAGCGGCGGAGAAGAGGGAGAAAGATAAGGTAAAAGAGATAAAATTGGCTTCAAAGGGCAGTATTCTGGCGAACAAGAAGAATTTGAATAATGTTTTAACCAAGTGGAAGCAAAGAAATCATGAGGGTCAGGCTGCGCGCATTGTTCTCGATGACAATCAGCCATCTGCTGCAACAGATGCAAAAGCCAAGTCTACAAGTAGCTCTGCTCTTGTGCTTGGATCTGTAGGTCGTGATGCATCTAATATCTCATCTATAGCTGTTGCTGCTCAAGTGGAATCTTCGGCTAAGCCAAGGCCAATAATGGGAGTGATTAGGGGCTCTGGGAGAGGGACGGTGAAATCAGATACAGTGTATTCGGGTTCACTGGGTGGAGTTCCCACACCAACTGCTGTGGGCAGCTCTGGGGGATCATCAGTGAACCTAGAGACTCCAGCTGCTGCCACTCCTTTCAAAACAGATGTCTCTGCATTGGGCTCTTATACACCACCCGTGGTTGCTGGGAGTGGTAAGAGGAGGTTTTCTGAGATGCCAATTCAACAGGCTTCCTCTCAAAAGGAGCAACAAGCTCAAACAACATATAGAGACCGTGCAGCTGAGAGGAGGAGCTTGTATGGATCATCATCATCGCTTGGAGATGATCAATCAGATCCTGGGCTAGGGGATTCAA ATCGGCATTCCAGAAAGGGTTCTTTGTTGGATCCATCGGTGATGCCCTTTCCTCCTGGGGTTAGAGGTGGGCGCGTTGCAGATGTCAATCGCAATGTTGAGAGTTTTGAAGTGATCACTGCCGATAAAGCGATTGGTGAGAGCAATAAAGGCAACCGGATGTTGCGCAACATGGGATGGCAGGAAGGCTTG GGACTTGGAAAGGACGGTAGTGGGATAACGGAGCCAGTCCAGGCTGAAGGGATGGATCGACGGGCAGGACTCGGTAGTCAGCAAAAGAAAGACCCACGTCTGGAGGTAAAAGCAGGGGATAGTTATAAGACTGAAATGCACAAAAAGGTTGTAGCAAGGTTCAATGAAATGGTTTGA
- the LOC113302090 gene encoding SUPPRESSOR OF ABI3-5-like isoform X2, with translation MDPGRYVHQQGWDNNSALEGYPAVHEPDFRGGGTYNGRRFIDEGFPRERTYPRNAFHQDILERDNYAPPPAVGSWPQPRRKGFDDESALARDSRRYEKPYGDSLLEMDRFREPDKYRGIDNFQEADKFQDSYRGSDSYHNHGFDRSARFSGRSRADFPPEDYDYRHRISRGREDSHERDYDYNRSSYDSDYDRGSKGDDSWKRRDSRDRIRDKKSLSREKHQSPPRKRERSWSRGRDDRQRSRSPRGRSHGRSHREDNYDEGRHERSERRRDRDDRRSHESSSSFPSATVVVKGLSQNTTEEDLYQILAEWGPLRHVRVIKERNSGSSRGFAFIDFPSTVSARTMMDGIGDDGLVVDGRKLFFEYSKPTGGTGAPSYGHGSPMKSSHGNRSLPPSDWMCTVCGCVNFARRTSCFQCNEARSDDAPAADLASSNSTGRKGPDAGPTHVLVVRGLDENADEEMLRYEFSKHAPIKDLRLVRDKFTHVSRGFGFVHFHSVEDATKALEATNGTTLEKNGQLLRVAYAKSIHGPGPGGSQSSSLAAAAIEAATFAQQYDAVGWAPKEYNPDAKHSASGQEQQGGGEQADPKDDSAVQSGFVWDEASGYYYDASSGFYYDGSSGLYYDGNNATWYSYDHQSQQYVPCTDQDDNKASGKPSNDTSSKASDGANSNRRVVISAPAATISSNEKVASSLPDAVQAAAAAALAAEKREKDKVKEIKLASKGSILANKKNLNNVLTKWKQRNHEGQAARIVLDDNQPSAATDAKAKSTSSSALVLGSVGRDASNISSIAVAAQVESSAKPRPIMGVIRGSGRGTVKSDTVYSGSLGGVPTPTAVGSSGGSSVNLETPAAATPFKTDVSALGSYTPPVVAGSGKRRFSEMPIQQASSQKEQQAQTTYRDRAAERRSLYGSSSSLGDDQSDPGLGDSNRHSRKGSLLDPSVMPFPPGVRGGRVADVNRNVESFEVITADKAIGESNKGNRMLRNMGWQEGLGLGKDGSGITEPVQAEGMDRRAGLGSQQKKDPRLEVKAGDSYKTEMHKKVVARFNEMV, from the exons ATGGATCCTGGACGTTATGTACATCAGCAAGGATGGGATAATAACAGC GCTCTGGAGGGGTATCCTGCAGTGCATGAGCCAGACTTCCG GGGTGGTGGTACATATAATGGTAGAAGGTTTATTGATGAGGGATTCCCAAGAGAGCGCACCTACCCTAGGAATGCTTTTCATCAAGACATACTTGAGAGGGATAATTATGCACCCCCACCAGCAGTTGGCTCTTGGCCTCAACCAAGAAGGAAAGGTTTTGACGATGAGTCAGCACTAGCAAGAGATTCAAGACGATATGAGAAACCTTATGGGGATTCCTTACTTGAAATGGACAGATTTCGTGAACCTGATAAATATCGCGGAATTGATAATTTTCAAGAAGCGGATAAGTTTCAAGATAGCTATCGTGGCAGTGACAGCTACCACAATCACGGGTTTGATAGGTCTGCGAGGTTTAGTGGACGTAGCCGTGCTGATTTTCCGCCGGAAGATTATGATTATAGGCATCGTATCTCCCGTGGCAGGGAGGATAGCCATGAAAGAGATTATGATTATAATCGGTCCAGCTATGATTCTGACTATGACAGAGGCAGTAAGGGAGATGATAGTTGGAAGAGGCGTGATTCTCGTGATCGTATACGTGATAAAAAAAGTTTGAGCAGGGAGAAACATCAAAGTCCACCCAGGAAACGTGAGCGTTCTTGGTCCCGTGGACGTGATGATCGCCAGAGATCAAGGTCTCCTCGAGGTCGCAGCCATGGTCGAAGTCACCGGGAGGACAATTATGATGAAGGGAGGCATGAGAGGAGTGAGAGGCGAAGGGATCGTGATGATAGACGAAGTCATGAGTCTTCTTCATCG TTTCCATCTGCTACAGTTGTGGTGAAGGGCTTGTCACAAAACACAACTGAGGAAGATCTTTATCAGATCCTA GCAGAGTGGGGCCCCCTGCGTCATGTTCGAGTTATAAAAGAACGGAATTCTGGCTCTTCCCGTGGATTTGCATTTATTGACTTTCCTTCTACG GTATCGGCTCGTACTATGATGGATGGAATCGGAGATGACGGTCTCGTTGTTGATGGAAGAAAGCTATTTTTTGAGTACAG CAAGCCGACTGGTGGCACAGGTGCACCTTCTTATGGACATGGCAGTCCAATGAAATCTAGTCATGGTAATAGAAGTTTGCCGCCATCTGATTGGATGTGCACTGTGTGTGGTTGTGTGAATTTTGCAAGGCGAACATCCTGTTTCCAG TGTAACGAGGCAAGAAGTGATGATGCTCCTGCTGCAGATTTGGCATCATCTAATTCTACAGGAAGGAAGGGGCCTGATGCTG GTCCTACTCATGTATTAGTTGTCCGTGGGTTGGATGAGAATGCAGATGAAGAAATGCTTCGTTATGAGTTTTCAAAGCATGCTCCGATTAAG GATCTTCGTCTTGTTAGAGACAAATTTACGCATGTGTCTAGAGGGTTCGGCTTTGTCCATTTCCATTCG GTGGAGGATGCTACAAAAGCTCTAGAAGCGACAAATGGAACCACTCTTGAAAAGAATGGTCAGCTCCTACGGGTAGCATATGCAAAAAGTATACATGGACCTGGACCAGGGGGGTCACAATCTAGCAGCCTAGCTGCAGCTGCAATTGAGGCGGCAACGTTTGCTCAACAG TATGATGCTGTTGGTTGGGCACCAAAAGAATATAATCCTGATGCGAAACACTCTGCCAGCGGACAGGAGCAACAAGGCGGAGGCGAACAGGCAGATCCAAAAGATGATTCAGCCGTTCAATCTGGGTTTGTTTGGGATGAAGCATCCGGTTATTATTATGATGCCTCTTCTGGATTCTACTATGATGGCAGTTCAG GTCTTTATTACGATGGTAACAACGCTACCTGGTACTCGTATGATCATCAAAGTCAGCAATATGTACCTTGTACTGATCAAGATGACAACAAGGCATCTGGGAAGCCATCAAATGATACATCATCCAAAGCCTCGGATGGCGCTAATAGCAATAGAAGAGTAGTTATATCTGCACCTGCTGCAACAATATCATCAAATGAGAAGGTGGCATCATCGTTACCAGATGCTGTCCAAGCTGCCGCAGCAGCAGCATTAGCGGCGGAGAAGAGGGAGAAAGATAAGGTAAAAGAGATAAAATTGGCTTCAAAGGGCAGTATTCTGGCGAACAAGAAGAATTTGAATAATGTTTTAACCAAGTGGAAGCAAAGAAATCATGAGGGTCAGGCTGCGCGCATTGTTCTCGATGACAATCAGCCATCTGCTGCAACAGATGCAAAAGCCAAGTCTACAAGTAGCTCTGCTCTTGTGCTTGGATCTGTAGGTCGTGATGCATCTAATATCTCATCTATAGCTGTTGCTGCTCAAGTGGAATCTTCGGCTAAGCCAAGGCCAATAATGGGAGTGATTAGGGGCTCTGGGAGAGGGACGGTGAAATCAGATACAGTGTATTCGGGTTCACTGGGTGGAGTTCCCACACCAACTGCTGTGGGCAGCTCTGGGGGATCATCAGTGAACCTAGAGACTCCAGCTGCTGCCACTCCTTTCAAAACAGATGTCTCTGCATTGGGCTCTTATACACCACCCGTGGTTGCTGGGAGTGGTAAGAGGAGGTTTTCTGAGATGCCAATTCAACAGGCTTCCTCTCAAAAGGAGCAACAAGCTCAAACAACATATAGAGACCGTGCAGCTGAGAGGAGGAGCTTGTATGGATCATCATCATCGCTTGGAGATGATCAATCAGATCCTGGGCTAGGGGATTCAA ATCGGCATTCCAGAAAGGGTTCTTTGTTGGATCCATCGGTGATGCCCTTTCCTCCTGGGGTTAGAGGTGGGCGCGTTGCAGATGTCAATCGCAATGTTGAGAGTTTTGAAGTGATCACTGCCGATAAAGCGATTGGTGAGAGCAATAAAGGCAACCGGATGTTGCGCAACATGGGATGGCAGGAAGGCTTG GGACTTGGAAAGGACGGTAGTGGGATAACGGAGCCAGTCCAGGCTGAAGGGATGGATCGACGGGCAGGACTCGGTAGTCAGCAAAAGAAAGACCCACGTCTGGAGGTAAAAGCAGGGGATAGTTATAAGACTGAAATGCACAAAAAGGTTGTAGCAAGGTTCAATGAAATGGTTTGA
- the LOC113302274 gene encoding phosphatidylinositol N-acetylglucosaminyltransferase subunit P-like: MKDPSFLNSPRRILSLSKERATVSFTDPDDKVSGFPVSEEHGTKPSEVYGFVGSISTIMTTVIYFVWAYTPEPWLRSVGITYYPSRYWALALPSYDMVNIVLAITFYIGLNFMATAPPTSFNTIYDEFSREHSLSQVSKEGDEQPIEPISDIGIHQVNSLMFNSAN, translated from the exons ATGAAGGATCCTTCTTTTCTCAATAGCCCGAGAAGGATACTGAGTTTATCAAAGGAGAGAGCCACTGTTTCCTTTACAGATCCGGATGACAAAGTCTCTGGATTTCCTGTATCTGAAGAACATGGCACGAAGCCTTCAGAGGTATATGGCTTTGTGGGGTCTATTTCGACCATCATGACTACAG TTATATACTTTGTATGGGCCTACACTCCGGAACCTTGGCTGCGTTCTGTAGGGATCACTTACTATCCTAGCAG GTACTGGGCATTGGCATTGCCATCTTATGACATGGTCAATATAGTATTAGCAATCACATTTTACATTGGTCTGAACTTCATGGCTACAGCTCCTCCCACCTCGTTCAACACTATTTATG ATGAATTCAGCAGAGAACATTCTCTTTCTCAGGTTTCAAAGGAAGGAGATGAGCAACCTATTGAACCTATATCGGATATTGGGATCCATCAAGTTAACAGTCTCATGTTTAATTCTGCAAATTGA
- the LOC113302090 gene encoding SUPPRESSOR OF ABI3-5-like isoform X1: MDPGRYVHQQGWDNNSALEGYPAVHEPDFRGGGTYNGRRFIDEGFPRERTYPRNAFHQDILERDNYAPPPAVGSWPQPRRKGFDDESALARDSRRYEKPYGDSLLEMDRFREPDKYRGIDNFQEADKFQDSYRGSDSYHNHGFDRSARFSGRSRADFPPEDYDYRHRISRGREDSHERDYDYNRSSYDSDYDRGSKGDDSWKRRDSRDRIRDKKSLSREKHQSPPRKRERSWSRGRDDRQRSRSPRGRSHGRSHREDNYDEGRHERSERRRDRDDRRSHESSSSFPSATVVVKGLSQNTTEEDLYQILAEWGPLRHVRVIKERNSGSSRGFAFIDFPSTVSARTMMDGIGDDGLVVDGRKLFFEYSSKPTGGTGAPSYGHGSPMKSSHGNRSLPPSDWMCTVCGCVNFARRTSCFQCNEARSDDAPAADLASSNSTGRKGPDAGPTHVLVVRGLDENADEEMLRYEFSKHAPIKDLRLVRDKFTHVSRGFGFVHFHSVEDATKALEATNGTTLEKNGQLLRVAYAKSIHGPGPGGSQSSSLAAAAIEAATFAQQYDAVGWAPKEYNPDAKHSASGQEQQGGGEQADPKDDSAVQSGFVWDEASGYYYDASSGFYYDGSSGLYYDGNNATWYSYDHQSQQYVPCTDQDDNKASGKPSNDTSSKASDGANSNRRVVISAPAATISSNEKVASSLPDAVQAAAAAALAAEKREKDKVKEIKLASKGSILANKKNLNNVLTKWKQRNHEGQAARIVLDDNQPSAATDAKAKSTSSSALVLGSVGRDASNISSIAVAAQVESSAKPRPIMGVIRGSGRGTVKSDTVYSGSLGGVPTPTAVGSSGGSSVNLETPAAATPFKTDVSALGSYTPPVVAGSGKRRFSEMPIQQASSQKEQQAQTTYRDRAAERRSLYGSSSSLGDDQSDPGLGDSNRHSRKGSLLDPSVMPFPPGVRGGRVADVNRNVESFEVITADKAIGESNKGNRMLRNMGWQEGLGLGKDGSGITEPVQAEGMDRRAGLGSQQKKDPRLEVKAGDSYKTEMHKKVVARFNEMV, from the exons ATGGATCCTGGACGTTATGTACATCAGCAAGGATGGGATAATAACAGC GCTCTGGAGGGGTATCCTGCAGTGCATGAGCCAGACTTCCG GGGTGGTGGTACATATAATGGTAGAAGGTTTATTGATGAGGGATTCCCAAGAGAGCGCACCTACCCTAGGAATGCTTTTCATCAAGACATACTTGAGAGGGATAATTATGCACCCCCACCAGCAGTTGGCTCTTGGCCTCAACCAAGAAGGAAAGGTTTTGACGATGAGTCAGCACTAGCAAGAGATTCAAGACGATATGAGAAACCTTATGGGGATTCCTTACTTGAAATGGACAGATTTCGTGAACCTGATAAATATCGCGGAATTGATAATTTTCAAGAAGCGGATAAGTTTCAAGATAGCTATCGTGGCAGTGACAGCTACCACAATCACGGGTTTGATAGGTCTGCGAGGTTTAGTGGACGTAGCCGTGCTGATTTTCCGCCGGAAGATTATGATTATAGGCATCGTATCTCCCGTGGCAGGGAGGATAGCCATGAAAGAGATTATGATTATAATCGGTCCAGCTATGATTCTGACTATGACAGAGGCAGTAAGGGAGATGATAGTTGGAAGAGGCGTGATTCTCGTGATCGTATACGTGATAAAAAAAGTTTGAGCAGGGAGAAACATCAAAGTCCACCCAGGAAACGTGAGCGTTCTTGGTCCCGTGGACGTGATGATCGCCAGAGATCAAGGTCTCCTCGAGGTCGCAGCCATGGTCGAAGTCACCGGGAGGACAATTATGATGAAGGGAGGCATGAGAGGAGTGAGAGGCGAAGGGATCGTGATGATAGACGAAGTCATGAGTCTTCTTCATCG TTTCCATCTGCTACAGTTGTGGTGAAGGGCTTGTCACAAAACACAACTGAGGAAGATCTTTATCAGATCCTA GCAGAGTGGGGCCCCCTGCGTCATGTTCGAGTTATAAAAGAACGGAATTCTGGCTCTTCCCGTGGATTTGCATTTATTGACTTTCCTTCTACG GTATCGGCTCGTACTATGATGGATGGAATCGGAGATGACGGTCTCGTTGTTGATGGAAGAAAGCTATTTTTTGAGTACAG TAGCAAGCCGACTGGTGGCACAGGTGCACCTTCTTATGGACATGGCAGTCCAATGAAATCTAGTCATGGTAATAGAAGTTTGCCGCCATCTGATTGGATGTGCACTGTGTGTGGTTGTGTGAATTTTGCAAGGCGAACATCCTGTTTCCAG TGTAACGAGGCAAGAAGTGATGATGCTCCTGCTGCAGATTTGGCATCATCTAATTCTACAGGAAGGAAGGGGCCTGATGCTG GTCCTACTCATGTATTAGTTGTCCGTGGGTTGGATGAGAATGCAGATGAAGAAATGCTTCGTTATGAGTTTTCAAAGCATGCTCCGATTAAG GATCTTCGTCTTGTTAGAGACAAATTTACGCATGTGTCTAGAGGGTTCGGCTTTGTCCATTTCCATTCG GTGGAGGATGCTACAAAAGCTCTAGAAGCGACAAATGGAACCACTCTTGAAAAGAATGGTCAGCTCCTACGGGTAGCATATGCAAAAAGTATACATGGACCTGGACCAGGGGGGTCACAATCTAGCAGCCTAGCTGCAGCTGCAATTGAGGCGGCAACGTTTGCTCAACAG TATGATGCTGTTGGTTGGGCACCAAAAGAATATAATCCTGATGCGAAACACTCTGCCAGCGGACAGGAGCAACAAGGCGGAGGCGAACAGGCAGATCCAAAAGATGATTCAGCCGTTCAATCTGGGTTTGTTTGGGATGAAGCATCCGGTTATTATTATGATGCCTCTTCTGGATTCTACTATGATGGCAGTTCAG GTCTTTATTACGATGGTAACAACGCTACCTGGTACTCGTATGATCATCAAAGTCAGCAATATGTACCTTGTACTGATCAAGATGACAACAAGGCATCTGGGAAGCCATCAAATGATACATCATCCAAAGCCTCGGATGGCGCTAATAGCAATAGAAGAGTAGTTATATCTGCACCTGCTGCAACAATATCATCAAATGAGAAGGTGGCATCATCGTTACCAGATGCTGTCCAAGCTGCCGCAGCAGCAGCATTAGCGGCGGAGAAGAGGGAGAAAGATAAGGTAAAAGAGATAAAATTGGCTTCAAAGGGCAGTATTCTGGCGAACAAGAAGAATTTGAATAATGTTTTAACCAAGTGGAAGCAAAGAAATCATGAGGGTCAGGCTGCGCGCATTGTTCTCGATGACAATCAGCCATCTGCTGCAACAGATGCAAAAGCCAAGTCTACAAGTAGCTCTGCTCTTGTGCTTGGATCTGTAGGTCGTGATGCATCTAATATCTCATCTATAGCTGTTGCTGCTCAAGTGGAATCTTCGGCTAAGCCAAGGCCAATAATGGGAGTGATTAGGGGCTCTGGGAGAGGGACGGTGAAATCAGATACAGTGTATTCGGGTTCACTGGGTGGAGTTCCCACACCAACTGCTGTGGGCAGCTCTGGGGGATCATCAGTGAACCTAGAGACTCCAGCTGCTGCCACTCCTTTCAAAACAGATGTCTCTGCATTGGGCTCTTATACACCACCCGTGGTTGCTGGGAGTGGTAAGAGGAGGTTTTCTGAGATGCCAATTCAACAGGCTTCCTCTCAAAAGGAGCAACAAGCTCAAACAACATATAGAGACCGTGCAGCTGAGAGGAGGAGCTTGTATGGATCATCATCATCGCTTGGAGATGATCAATCAGATCCTGGGCTAGGGGATTCAA ATCGGCATTCCAGAAAGGGTTCTTTGTTGGATCCATCGGTGATGCCCTTTCCTCCTGGGGTTAGAGGTGGGCGCGTTGCAGATGTCAATCGCAATGTTGAGAGTTTTGAAGTGATCACTGCCGATAAAGCGATTGGTGAGAGCAATAAAGGCAACCGGATGTTGCGCAACATGGGATGGCAGGAAGGCTTG GGACTTGGAAAGGACGGTAGTGGGATAACGGAGCCAGTCCAGGCTGAAGGGATGGATCGACGGGCAGGACTCGGTAGTCAGCAAAAGAAAGACCCACGTCTGGAGGTAAAAGCAGGGGATAGTTATAAGACTGAAATGCACAAAAAGGTTGTAGCAAGGTTCAATGAAATGGTTTGA